A window of the Streptomyces finlayi genome harbors these coding sequences:
- a CDS encoding VG15 protein codes for MTSAAKQAEADQASTAFQVALTQIGAGTVEEALKLWQAVPATARAAQSSAWLKRAITMVMTRRRMSRDLARAYYRLVRALRTGTTVADPYHPEPTYVTLETLRREFAALVGDSEDGSLEGSSSDPDRAAASSVEDSTKPRDSESPEEAPAQEADDDPDDDQILVEELPNLREDEERIEREAEEETRLVLELLGPANLDRKTSAIDESKPATDVDKAREEAHQQSGGRQAAAAERLVNNGGRSAVWNHMSKDRRVLGYIRLSRTGTPCGWCAMLISRGFVRSDAYRTQKAAGPTLAQLDSGEYADGDKYHDNCHCYAEPVFSAEQYDSPAYALNRSYAELWPKVTRGLSGKAAVSAWRRFIRQQQRAAAQEARQSTTDVQEA; via the coding sequence GTGACGTCCGCAGCCAAACAGGCTGAGGCCGATCAGGCGTCCACCGCCTTCCAGGTGGCCCTCACCCAGATCGGGGCGGGGACCGTCGAGGAGGCGCTGAAGCTGTGGCAGGCAGTCCCCGCGACCGCGAGGGCTGCCCAGTCCTCGGCGTGGCTGAAGCGGGCCATCACGATGGTGATGACCCGGCGCCGCATGAGCCGTGACCTGGCTCGTGCGTACTACCGCCTGGTGCGCGCTCTGCGCACTGGGACGACGGTGGCAGATCCGTACCACCCGGAGCCCACGTACGTGACTCTGGAGACCTTGCGTCGCGAGTTCGCCGCGCTGGTCGGAGATTCAGAGGATGGCTCCCTGGAGGGGTCTTCGTCTGACCCCGACCGGGCTGCAGCCAGTTCTGTTGAAGATTCAACGAAACCTCGTGATTCGGAATCGCCCGAGGAAGCGCCCGCCCAGGAGGCGGACGACGATCCGGACGACGACCAGATCCTGGTCGAGGAGCTGCCGAACCTGCGCGAGGACGAGGAGCGGATCGAGCGCGAGGCCGAAGAGGAAACGAGGCTCGTCCTCGAACTTCTCGGCCCGGCCAACCTGGACCGCAAGACCTCGGCTATCGACGAGAGCAAGCCCGCGACGGACGTAGACAAGGCCCGCGAGGAAGCGCACCAGCAGAGCGGCGGCCGGCAGGCTGCGGCGGCTGAGCGCCTCGTGAACAACGGTGGTCGCTCGGCAGTGTGGAACCACATGTCGAAGGACCGCCGAGTCCTCGGCTACATCAGACTTTCGCGTACCGGCACCCCTTGCGGGTGGTGCGCCATGCTCATCTCACGCGGCTTCGTCCGCAGTGACGCGTACCGCACACAGAAGGCCGCGGGGCCGACCCTGGCCCAACTGGATTCGGGCGAGTACGCCGATGGCGACAAGTACCACGACAACTGCCACTGCTACGCCGAGCCCGTGTTCTCGGCCGAGCAGTACGACAGCCCCGCCTACGCCCTGAACCGCTCCTATGCGGAGCTGTGGCCGAAGGTGACGCGGGGCCTGTCCGGCAAGGCGGCTGTGTCCGCCTGGCGCCGGTTCATCCGGCAGCAACAAAGGGCCGCAGCCCAGGAGGCGCGGCAGTCCACCACAGACGTCCAGGAGGCGTGA
- a CDS encoding siphovirus ReqiPepy6 Gp37-like family protein, whose translation MRLQDITVEVRDKALTRVGMVRPEELIFEMQDTFNNVGSWKITLGAEHPLTPHLRTPGSGLVVTGPTYTMLSGPTTKFEYAATPEDPGGSVVFEGVSDDIVLSDMLAFPEPTNPDGATQALAHDVRQGPAESVMHSFVKANIGPTAPVGRRKTGLTMGTDLGRGPNVVKSARFPVLGNLLTELALLGNLGFRVIQRGSNLVFETYEVTDRSDFIRLDVLNGTLSGQRATISAPGVTRAIVAGQGELTKRQLLQVSSPTSVTAEGDWGRRIEQWIDQRNTDDWKELQQSGDEAIADAGFTKVDVQLVPMEDTAMTLGKDWGLGDRVAVVVDNQELLSNVTGIAMKAGSNGFQVGAVLGDATGFNLDIALNKRLSNAEKRVSHLERSDAGTGGTSEIMSIMGVW comes from the coding sequence GTGCGACTACAAGACATCACCGTCGAGGTACGGGACAAGGCGCTGACTCGGGTGGGCATGGTCCGCCCCGAGGAACTGATCTTCGAGATGCAGGACACGTTCAACAACGTCGGCTCCTGGAAGATCACCCTCGGGGCGGAGCACCCCCTCACTCCGCACCTGCGCACCCCCGGCTCGGGCCTGGTCGTCACCGGCCCGACCTACACCATGCTGTCGGGCCCGACCACGAAGTTCGAGTACGCGGCCACCCCAGAAGATCCGGGCGGCTCGGTCGTCTTCGAGGGCGTGTCCGACGACATCGTCCTCTCCGACATGCTGGCCTTCCCCGAACCGACCAACCCGGACGGGGCGACGCAGGCCCTGGCGCACGACGTCAGACAAGGCCCCGCGGAAAGCGTCATGCACTCGTTCGTCAAGGCGAACATCGGTCCAACAGCCCCGGTTGGACGCCGTAAGACAGGGCTCACGATGGGGACCGACCTCGGTCGGGGCCCGAACGTCGTGAAGAGTGCGCGCTTCCCCGTGCTGGGCAACCTGCTCACCGAGCTGGCCCTTCTGGGGAACCTCGGTTTCCGTGTCATACAGCGCGGGTCCAACCTCGTCTTCGAGACGTACGAGGTGACGGACCGGTCGGACTTCATCCGGCTGGACGTCCTGAACGGAACACTGTCCGGCCAGCGCGCGACGATCTCCGCCCCCGGCGTGACTCGCGCCATCGTGGCCGGACAGGGAGAGCTGACCAAGAGGCAGCTCCTCCAGGTCTCCTCGCCGACGAGCGTCACAGCCGAAGGCGACTGGGGCCGGCGCATCGAGCAGTGGATCGACCAGCGCAACACGGACGACTGGAAGGAACTCCAGCAGTCCGGGGACGAGGCCATCGCGGACGCTGGTTTCACGAAGGTGGACGTCCAGCTCGTGCCGATGGAAGACACCGCGATGACCCTCGGCAAGGACTGGGGCCTCGGTGACCGCGTCGCCGTCGTGGTGGACAACCAAGAGCTTCTGTCCAACGTGACCGGCATCGCGATGAAGGCAGGGTCCAACGGCTTCCAGGTCGGCGCCGTCCTCGGTGACGCGACCGGGTTCAACCTCGACATCGCGTTGAACAAGCGGCTGTCCAACGCCGAGAAGCGTGTCTCACACCTGGAGCGCTCGGACGCCGGGACCGGCGGCACATCAGAAATCATGTCGATCATGGGGGTGTGGTGA
- a CDS encoding phage tail tube protein, which yields MALNDAATLVIGSGNYLTAPTGTAMPDDLLTPLSPWEAVGHTSLEEIFSITSEGGEATTIGSLQNKSLRTKYSARTESMTFTLQQFDVPGLKLYYGSNAPVLPDGSVGVPSDPIPTSAAFLAVFVDGENHFAFYAPKAEIYRGDDVSFGDTESLAGLPLSVKPMPHGANKWSYAITPLGGVAATGATAGTPGTFTPAGSNAPYGLTDLSDVTASPATAWTSGQYVVLGDATHAFWDGNSFEAGEAA from the coding sequence GTGGCACTGAACGACGCCGCAACCCTCGTCATCGGCAGCGGTAACTACCTCACCGCCCCCACCGGCACCGCGATGCCCGATGACCTTCTGACCCCGCTCTCGCCCTGGGAGGCCGTAGGCCACACCAGCCTCGAAGAGATCTTTTCGATCACCTCCGAGGGCGGCGAGGCGACCACCATCGGTTCGCTCCAGAACAAGAGCCTGCGCACGAAGTACAGCGCGAGGACTGAGTCGATGACTTTCACCTTGCAGCAGTTCGACGTGCCGGGCCTGAAGCTCTACTACGGCTCCAACGCCCCCGTTCTGCCTGACGGTTCGGTCGGTGTCCCGTCCGACCCGATCCCGACTTCCGCGGCCTTCCTGGCGGTGTTCGTCGATGGCGAGAACCACTTCGCCTTCTACGCCCCCAAGGCGGAGATCTACCGAGGCGATGACGTGTCCTTCGGTGACACCGAGTCCCTCGCCGGCCTCCCGCTCAGCGTGAAGCCCATGCCGCACGGCGCCAACAAGTGGTCGTACGCGATTACCCCGCTCGGCGGCGTGGCTGCGACCGGCGCCACGGCCGGCACCCCCGGCACCTTCACCCCGGCCGGCTCGAACGCCCCCTACGGGCTGACCGACCTGTCCGACGTCACCGCCTCCCCCGCTACCGCGTGGACCTCCGGTCAGTACGTGGTCCTCGGCGACGCGACGCACGCGTTCTGGGACGGCAACTCGTTCGAGGCCGGCGAAGCCGCCTAA
- a CDS encoding terminase, which translates to MATAMLTPEEIDLLDPTFIGPTWQKDAFGRWVLPGKTLGWQIAGWAAEYLRSEDGGPWKFTREQLRFVLHWYAVDENGRFTNRKGVLQRMKGWGKDPLLAVLCLVELCGPSRFSQWDEAGDPVGVPHPRAWVQVTAVNQSQTTNTMALIPSLMSDHFKAKYGIKDGAVLIRANGGKCRLEAVTSSFRALEGKRTTFTLLNETHHWVLGNNGHKMYETIDGNATKQDSRYLAITNAYLPGEDSVAERMRESFNKIVEGRAVGIGFLYDSIEAHPKTPLTPEALEIVLPKIRGDAVWLVPATIIQSVLDTTISASRSRRMWLNQIVAEEDALYGPEQLADILHEGAVLVPGDEIVMGFDGGKTDDATCLVAVRVRDMCAFTLGVWEKPDGPRGDGWSVPRAEVDSSVHDAFRTFKVQGMYADVALWESYISEWDETYGEGLAVKSPAGKDRIGWDMRSSLKASTMAHERLMRSIFDRKLKYDGDLTLKRHTLNARRRTNNYGLSFGKESRESPRKVDAYAALMLAHECLYDLRARGKKVRQRTGRGYFI; encoded by the coding sequence ATGGCTACCGCGATGCTCACCCCGGAAGAGATCGACCTTCTGGACCCGACCTTCATCGGCCCGACGTGGCAGAAGGACGCTTTCGGGCGCTGGGTCCTGCCGGGCAAGACGCTCGGATGGCAGATCGCCGGCTGGGCTGCTGAGTACCTGCGCTCCGAAGACGGCGGTCCCTGGAAGTTCACGCGCGAGCAGCTCCGGTTCGTCCTCCACTGGTACGCCGTGGACGAGAACGGCCGGTTCACCAACCGCAAGGGCGTCCTTCAGCGCATGAAGGGGTGGGGCAAGGACCCGCTTCTCGCGGTGCTCTGCCTCGTCGAGCTGTGTGGGCCGTCGCGCTTCTCCCAGTGGGACGAGGCCGGCGATCCTGTCGGCGTTCCTCACCCTCGCGCGTGGGTCCAGGTCACGGCGGTCAACCAGTCGCAGACCACGAACACGATGGCGCTCATCCCGTCCCTGATGTCCGACCACTTCAAGGCGAAGTACGGGATCAAGGACGGTGCGGTACTCATCCGCGCCAACGGCGGGAAGTGCCGGCTCGAAGCGGTGACGTCCTCGTTCCGTGCCCTGGAGGGCAAGCGGACGACGTTCACGCTGCTCAACGAGACGCATCACTGGGTGCTGGGCAACAACGGGCACAAGATGTACGAGACGATCGACGGTAACGCGACCAAGCAGGACAGTCGCTATCTCGCGATCACGAACGCTTACCTCCCCGGCGAAGACTCTGTGGCCGAGCGGATGCGCGAGTCCTTCAACAAGATCGTTGAGGGCCGGGCGGTCGGCATCGGCTTCCTGTACGACTCGATCGAGGCTCACCCGAAGACGCCCCTGACGCCCGAGGCGTTGGAGATCGTTCTTCCGAAGATCCGCGGTGACGCGGTCTGGCTGGTGCCGGCCACGATCATCCAGTCGGTTCTCGACACGACGATCTCAGCCAGCCGGTCACGGCGTATGTGGCTGAACCAGATCGTGGCCGAGGAAGACGCGCTGTACGGGCCTGAGCAGCTCGCCGACATCCTTCATGAGGGTGCCGTCCTGGTGCCCGGCGACGAGATCGTCATGGGCTTCGATGGCGGCAAGACGGACGATGCGACTTGTTTGGTCGCGGTCCGCGTACGCGACATGTGCGCCTTCACCCTCGGGGTGTGGGAGAAGCCTGACGGCCCGCGCGGTGACGGCTGGTCCGTCCCTCGGGCCGAGGTCGACTCCTCCGTTCACGACGCGTTCCGCACCTTCAAGGTGCAGGGCATGTACGCGGACGTCGCCCTGTGGGAGTCCTACATCTCCGAGTGGGATGAGACGTACGGCGAGGGCCTGGCCGTGAAGTCGCCGGCCGGTAAGGACCGGATCGGCTGGGACATGCGTTCCAGCCTGAAGGCTTCGACGATGGCGCACGAGCGCCTCATGCGGTCGATCTTCGACCGGAAGCTGAAGTACGACGGCGACCTGACGTTGAAGCGACACACGCTCAACGCCCGGCGTCGCACGAACAACTACGGCCTGAGCTTCGGCAAGGAATCCCGCGAGTCCCCTCGCAAGGTCGACGCGTACGCGGCGCTGATGCTCGCGCACGAGTGCCTGTACGACCTGCGCGCCCGTGGCAAGAAGGTCCGTCAGCGGACTGGTCGCGGCTACTTCATCTAG
- a CDS encoding phage distal tail protein has translation MPKLLLSSGADTLDLDEIATKGLGYQAKTGTTGFGLPAVNIQWLEGAGDGATYRRRRVLARDIDIPIEILARNRNDLSARISRLALALAGRCTLTVLNDDGTSWFTDVYRSGGGEYTYGVETIGEREFETVVSFRAPDPYWTSSVAEARTITGATSAPFLSSLSKLNVAASQAIGEIELNNSGDAEAYPIWKIYGPGKTFTAVSPTGERLRWTGTLTAGQILTIDTKRGTVTDQTGANRYNLLDTAPRFWTVKPGLSTAEASLLDITSASRIVCSWQPRKWMVV, from the coding sequence ATGCCCAAGCTCCTTCTGAGCAGCGGTGCAGACACTCTTGATCTCGACGAGATCGCGACCAAGGGCCTGGGTTACCAGGCCAAGACGGGGACGACCGGCTTCGGTCTCCCCGCCGTCAACATCCAGTGGCTCGAAGGGGCCGGCGACGGTGCCACCTACCGGCGCAGGCGCGTTCTCGCGCGGGACATCGACATACCCATCGAGATCCTCGCGAGGAACCGCAACGACCTCAGTGCGCGCATCTCCCGGCTGGCCCTCGCGCTGGCCGGGAGGTGCACCCTCACCGTCCTCAACGATGACGGAACGAGCTGGTTCACCGACGTCTACCGCTCGGGCGGAGGCGAGTACACGTACGGCGTGGAGACCATCGGCGAGCGCGAGTTCGAAACGGTCGTCTCCTTCCGTGCGCCTGACCCGTACTGGACCTCCTCGGTCGCCGAGGCCCGAACGATCACCGGCGCCACCTCGGCGCCGTTCCTGTCCTCCCTGTCCAAGCTGAACGTCGCGGCCTCGCAGGCGATCGGCGAGATCGAACTCAACAACTCGGGTGACGCCGAGGCGTATCCGATCTGGAAGATCTACGGCCCCGGCAAGACCTTCACGGCCGTCTCGCCCACGGGTGAGCGGCTGCGCTGGACCGGCACCCTCACCGCCGGCCAGATCCTCACCATCGACACCAAGCGAGGCACGGTCACCGACCAGACGGGCGCCAACCGATACAACCTGCTCGACACGGCGCCCCGGTTCTGGACGGTCAAGCCGGGCCTGTCCACGGCGGAAGCCTCCCTCCTGGACATCACGAGCGCCTCGCGCATCGTCTGCTCCTGGCAGCCGCGCAAGTGGATGGTGGTGTGA
- a CDS encoding phage terminase small subunit translates to MGNRGPVPNREDDLARPRSRKGTDQQSVTKGEMKPVKVPNADREWHPIARRLWDSLKSSGQADFYQNSDWAFAYSLCEDLSHYKKSGKRSGQMLQTIYSAFERLLVAEGDRRRVRIELSEPEDEQDSAAVVAIADYKKELGLAQ, encoded by the coding sequence ATGGGCAACCGTGGCCCCGTCCCGAATCGCGAAGACGACCTCGCGCGCCCTCGGTCGCGTAAGGGCACCGATCAGCAGTCGGTGACCAAGGGCGAGATGAAGCCGGTCAAGGTCCCGAACGCGGATCGTGAGTGGCACCCGATCGCGCGCCGGCTGTGGGACTCGCTGAAGTCCTCGGGCCAGGCCGACTTCTACCAGAACAGTGACTGGGCCTTCGCCTACTCGCTGTGCGAAGACCTGTCCCACTACAAGAAGTCGGGTAAGCGGTCGGGGCAGATGCTCCAGACCATCTACTCAGCCTTCGAGCGGCTCCTTGTCGCCGAGGGCGATAGGCGCCGTGTGCGCATCGAACTTTCTGAGCCCGAGGACGAGCAGGACTCTGCCGCCGTGGTCGCTATCGCCGACTACAAGAAGGAGCTGGGGCTCGCTCAGTAA
- a CDS encoding phage head-tail adapter protein has protein sequence MSSLQRRRGVPAKIFRTVERIDGRGNKVLVADMEHPIEVRCALIPQRSSKAEVPGQQQINITRMIVDAELPDVTLWSRVDCLGRHWDVVTPPAYHHGTRKTRHWSIDIRERP, from the coding sequence GTGAGCAGTCTCCAGCGCAGGCGCGGAGTGCCAGCCAAGATCTTCCGGACCGTCGAGCGCATCGACGGCCGAGGCAACAAAGTCCTGGTCGCCGACATGGAGCACCCCATCGAAGTGCGCTGTGCGCTGATCCCCCAGCGCTCCTCGAAGGCCGAGGTGCCCGGTCAGCAGCAGATCAACATCACCCGCATGATCGTGGACGCCGAGCTTCCCGATGTGACCCTCTGGTCGCGCGTTGACTGCCTCGGCCGCCACTGGGACGTCGTCACGCCCCCGGCCTACCACCACGGCACCCGCAAGACCCGGCACTGGTCCATCGACATCCGGGAGCGGCCGTGA
- a CDS encoding phage portal protein, translating to MADTSPVSLARELLAILDRDEGRLARIDRFVQGKHDDPYMPAQADDEYRMLAKRAVSNWMPLLIGTPAQALYVDGFRPGSDGTSLPEAPASRSVEWSHWQRSRLDARQAAIYRGALSFGHSFVLTEKAQKGVISKGLSAQRTAALYEDPANDETPYAALTVTAWPKGEALGKARLWDGKREYAVTFRTKTDAEGIRVGAGKSHGASECPVTRFAASVDLEGRTVGVVEPMIPLQNRINQTVFDLLVAQTYASVKVRTVTGMAPPMQTEPVIENGEVVGSQVKLDANGNPMPAPVYHNARRFLFAEDPDVKFGSLDETPLGGFIESIDMSIRHWAAVSQTPPHHMLGQIANLSAEALLAAEQALARKVAEFQSVFGESWERVFRLAAEMEGHESAADDFHGEVNWRDMESRSLAQAADALGKLAETLGIPKRALWKRVPGVTQQEYEDWVDTAEDDDSVGQLASALTRATPSVTSIRSSPGSEVLAA from the coding sequence ATGGCCGACACCAGTCCGGTATCGCTGGCGCGGGAACTCCTCGCCATCCTCGACCGCGACGAAGGCCGGCTGGCCCGGATCGATCGCTTCGTCCAGGGCAAGCACGACGACCCGTACATGCCGGCCCAGGCCGACGACGAGTACAGGATGCTGGCCAAGCGGGCGGTGTCCAACTGGATGCCGCTCCTGATCGGCACTCCGGCGCAGGCCCTGTACGTGGACGGCTTCCGGCCCGGCTCGGACGGTACGAGCCTGCCCGAGGCGCCGGCCTCCCGCTCTGTGGAGTGGTCGCACTGGCAGCGCTCGCGGCTCGACGCCCGCCAGGCCGCGATCTATCGCGGTGCCCTGTCCTTCGGTCACAGCTTCGTCCTGACGGAGAAGGCCCAGAAGGGCGTCATCTCGAAGGGCCTGTCCGCGCAGCGGACAGCCGCACTGTACGAGGACCCCGCGAACGACGAGACGCCCTATGCGGCCCTGACCGTCACCGCCTGGCCGAAGGGCGAGGCGCTCGGCAAGGCCCGGCTGTGGGACGGCAAGCGCGAGTACGCGGTGACGTTCCGGACGAAGACCGATGCCGAGGGCATCCGGGTCGGGGCCGGCAAGTCGCACGGCGCGAGTGAGTGTCCGGTCACCCGGTTCGCCGCCTCCGTCGACCTGGAAGGTCGCACGGTCGGTGTCGTCGAGCCGATGATCCCGCTCCAGAACCGCATCAACCAGACCGTCTTTGACCTCCTGGTCGCCCAGACGTACGCCTCGGTGAAGGTGCGCACGGTCACCGGCATGGCTCCGCCCATGCAGACCGAGCCGGTCATCGAGAACGGCGAAGTCGTCGGCAGTCAGGTCAAGCTCGACGCGAACGGCAACCCGATGCCGGCGCCGGTCTACCACAACGCCCGTCGCTTCCTCTTCGCCGAGGACCCCGACGTCAAGTTCGGCAGCCTGGATGAGACCCCGCTCGGCGGGTTCATCGAGTCGATCGACATGTCCATCCGGCACTGGGCGGCCGTCTCCCAGACGCCTCCGCACCACATGTTGGGGCAGATCGCCAACCTGTCAGCAGAGGCTCTACTGGCCGCCGAGCAGGCCCTTGCCCGCAAGGTCGCCGAGTTCCAGTCCGTCTTCGGTGAGTCCTGGGAGCGAGTCTTCCGGCTGGCCGCCGAGATGGAGGGCCACGAATCCGCGGCCGACGACTTCCACGGCGAGGTCAACTGGCGCGACATGGAGTCCCGTTCGCTGGCGCAGGCCGCTGACGCCCTGGGCAAGCTCGCCGAGACGCTCGGCATCCCGAAGCGTGCGCTCTGGAAGCGCGTACCCGGCGTGACCCAGCAGGAGTACGAGGACTGGGTCGACACGGCCGAGGACGATGACTCTGTCGGTCAGCTGGCGTCCGCGCTGACGCGGGCCACTCCGTCCGTCACCTCCATCCGGTCATCCCCCGGTAGCGAGGTGCTCGCCGCGTGA
- a CDS encoding phage tail assembly protein, translated as MATFSLDDIRSAADAKYGSTDIQIDDKTTVVLRNPLRLSKTERDELGSLQDKLDGDDALDQADVLADAIRLVAKDKKIAEKLIEQIDGDLALLAQVFSTYSKGTQAGEA; from the coding sequence ATGGCCACGTTCTCTCTCGACGACATCCGTTCCGCCGCTGACGCGAAGTACGGGTCCACTGACATCCAGATCGACGACAAGACCACCGTCGTCCTGCGCAACCCGCTCCGCCTGAGCAAGACCGAGCGCGACGAGCTGGGCTCCCTCCAGGACAAGCTCGACGGCGACGACGCTCTCGACCAGGCCGACGTCCTGGCCGACGCGATCCGCCTGGTGGCCAAGGACAAGAAGATCGCCGAGAAGCTCATCGAGCAGATCGACGGCGACCTCGCCCTCCTGGCCCAGGTCTTCAGCACCTACAGCAAGGGCACCCAGGCGGGGGAAGCCTAA
- a CDS encoding collagen-like protein, with the protein MGLSVWPAPEDSGVVGPTGAAGPKGDTGATGAKGATGSTGAQGVQGVAGKSVLQGVEVPAASLGTDGDVYLQKTENTFLGVTSATVAVYVKAAGTWSKVGTDLRGAAWYVNSGSTPSTDTKPGDMLLNTTSGALYQRTASGWGSSIGTLKGATGDTGPAGPQGPKGDPGTVENAVPKVGTVDGANIYLKGDGVSAPLNVYGNNVDDKRIAVLKSGSVYSNGAANTFYTVGVGDTTTDFAGGSYVMAMKNAATLPTTNPVNGVVAYSQAGVFKVKQADGSTVVPADALPKAGGTLTGSVDMKPTSGDALTAYGSTDPATYFRVTSAGHPYSNSLRSTFYNVGVGDTTTPFGGGVRVLGMQNATTVPTTNPSNGVVAYAEGGVMKVRQTDGQVITVGSQPALPSLWEPEDLGLKAWAYDPAVSQSAPIYCGTTPRLAAVKLNKRTSITKIVWHFGGYAGGLIAGSWAAIYNASTMVRVGNATTIEAGNEPAEQHDPGGNASATTLDAAVTLDPGVYYVVWRFNYNTTTGDGPMILGIENSYGGPANQFGLNNLWRYGRLSTSPTTSPSPLSGVANESNRFWVALA; encoded by the coding sequence GTGGGACTGAGCGTATGGCCGGCCCCAGAGGATTCCGGCGTCGTCGGTCCCACTGGAGCAGCCGGCCCGAAGGGCGACACGGGAGCGACCGGCGCCAAGGGTGCGACCGGATCGACCGGAGCGCAGGGCGTTCAGGGAGTGGCCGGCAAGTCCGTCCTCCAGGGCGTAGAGGTCCCCGCGGCCTCGCTCGGAACGGACGGCGACGTCTACCTCCAGAAGACCGAGAACACCTTCCTGGGCGTGACCAGCGCGACCGTCGCCGTCTACGTCAAGGCGGCCGGCACCTGGTCCAAGGTCGGGACCGACCTGCGAGGCGCGGCCTGGTACGTCAACTCCGGTTCGACGCCGAGCACTGACACCAAGCCCGGCGACATGCTCCTCAACACCACGTCCGGCGCCCTGTACCAGCGCACCGCGAGCGGCTGGGGCTCCTCGATCGGAACCCTGAAGGGCGCGACTGGCGACACCGGCCCGGCCGGACCGCAGGGCCCGAAGGGTGACCCCGGCACCGTCGAGAACGCGGTCCCCAAGGTCGGCACGGTCGACGGCGCCAACATCTATCTGAAGGGCGACGGGGTCTCCGCCCCGCTCAACGTCTACGGCAACAACGTGGACGACAAGCGCATAGCCGTCCTGAAGTCCGGCTCGGTCTACAGCAACGGCGCGGCGAACACTTTCTACACGGTGGGCGTCGGCGACACCACGACCGACTTCGCGGGCGGCAGCTACGTCATGGCGATGAAGAACGCCGCGACCTTGCCCACCACGAATCCGGTGAACGGTGTCGTCGCCTACTCGCAGGCCGGCGTTTTCAAGGTCAAGCAGGCGGACGGCTCGACCGTCGTTCCTGCCGACGCGCTCCCGAAGGCTGGCGGAACCCTGACGGGGTCCGTCGACATGAAGCCCACCTCCGGGGACGCCCTCACCGCGTACGGCAGTACCGACCCGGCCACGTACTTCCGCGTCACGTCGGCCGGCCACCCCTACAGCAACAGCCTCCGGTCCACCTTCTACAACGTCGGCGTAGGCGACACGACCACCCCGTTCGGCGGTGGCGTCCGCGTACTCGGGATGCAGAACGCCACGACCGTCCCGACGACCAACCCGTCCAACGGTGTCGTGGCCTACGCCGAGGGTGGCGTGATGAAGGTCCGCCAGACCGATGGACAGGTCATCACCGTTGGCTCGCAGCCCGCGCTTCCCAGCCTGTGGGAACCGGAGGATCTCGGCCTGAAGGCGTGGGCCTACGACCCGGCCGTCTCCCAGTCGGCGCCGATCTACTGCGGGACCACGCCGCGCCTGGCTGCGGTCAAGCTGAACAAGCGCACCTCGATCACGAAGATCGTGTGGCACTTCGGCGGCTACGCGGGCGGCCTGATCGCCGGGTCCTGGGCCGCGATCTACAACGCGTCCACCATGGTCCGCGTCGGCAACGCGACCACGATCGAGGCAGGCAACGAGCCGGCCGAGCAGCACGACCCCGGCGGCAACGCCTCGGCGACGACGCTGGACGCGGCCGTGACCCTGGACCCCGGCGTCTATTACGTGGTGTGGCGGTTCAACTACAACACCACCACGGGCGACGGGCCGATGATCCTCGGCATCGAGAACTCGTACGGAGGGCCGGCAAACCAGTTCGGCCTCAACAACCTCTGGCGCTACGGCCGACTGTCCACGTCGCCGACGACGTCGCCCTCCCCGCTCTCTGGCGTCGCCAACGAGTCCAACCGTTTCTGGGTCGCCCTCGCGTGA